A single window of Haliotis asinina isolate JCU_RB_2024 chromosome 5, JCU_Hal_asi_v2, whole genome shotgun sequence DNA harbors:
- the LOC137283856 gene encoding uncharacterized protein, whose product MYRLGVLRQHPDIDQVVTQWECDFLKEQKDNEDLRAFLTTLQGPHAYLPDPLDPREAFFGGRTNATKLYYEATEEEEIKYVDVCSLYPYICKYGTYPLGHPEIKDHPPVSDLFDLHGLIQCRVLPPTDLYHPVLPYRVHGKLLFPLCRTCAEEEFVGSCPHGDEDRAWVGTYVSKELQYAVQECGYQVLDIYEAWHFDRLTTYDPDTQEGGFFAKYVNNFFQIKQEACGYPEGCTDPEEYIREIQQKEGVTLDRAHIRKNPGLRALAKACLNNHWGKFGQRIGFDRTEYISSPQRYFALLRDERCQVKDVNIINEDLLCVTYEPRPEFHDPHPAHNVVIAAWVTAQARLKLYSYLKPLDRRVLYFDTDSIIYIHRPLQYNPPLGDTLGELTDELGGGNSIQIFASAGPKSYTYKLRHPQPDGSVVAVSKVRGFTLNHRASQYVHFVSMKNLICKRDRVSITVPYPRRIIRTGLRQDNTLLSKDTSKVYRMVYTKRRVIYDSEGMPVETLPYGYKGE is encoded by the coding sequence ATGTACCGGCTCGGTGTGTTACGACAGCATCCTGACATCGACCAAGTAGTGACCCAGTGGGAATGTGATTTCTTGAAAGAACAGAAAGACAACGAGGATCTGAGAGCGTTCCTGACCACCCTGCAAGGACCTCATGCCTACCTGCCTGACCCATTGGATCCCAGAGAGGCTTTCTTTGGAGGACGCACCAACGCCACCAAACTCTACTATGAAGCGACGGAGGAGGAAGAGATCAAATATGTGGACGTGTGTTCTCTCTACCCTTACATCTGCAAGTATGGCACGTACCCCTTGGGACATCCCGAGATCAAGGATCATCCTCCCGTGTCAGACTTGTTTGACCTACATGGACTCATTCAGTGTCGGGTCTTGCCACCCACGGACCTCTACCATCCCGTGCTTCCTTACCGCGTCCATGGCAAGCTGCTGTTTCCTCTGTGTCGCACTTGTGCTGAAGAAGAGTTTGTTGGCTCCTGTCCCCACGGTGACGAAGATCGAGCATGGGTGGGCACCTACGTCAGCAAGGAGTTGCAGTATGCCGTTCAAGAGTGCGGCTATCAAGTCCTTGACATCTACGAGGCTTGGCATTTTGACAGACTTACCACCTACGACCCTGACACGCAAGAGGGAGGATTTTTTGCCAAGTATGTGAACAATTTCTTCCAGATCAAACAAGAGGCCTGTGGATACCCTGAAGGTTGTACAGACCCCGAGGAGTACATCAGGGAGATTCAGCAAAAAGAAGGAGTCACGTTGGATCGTGCTCACATTCGCAAAAACCCTGGACTACGTGCCCTCGCGAAAGCCTGCCTAAACAACCACTGGGGCAagtttggtcaacgtatcgggTTCGACAGGACAGAGTACATCAGTTCTCCACAAAGGTACTTTGCCCTCCTTCGGGATGAACGGTGCCAAGTAAAGGATGTCAACATTATCAACGAAGACCTCCTCTGTGTCACGTATGAACCTCGCCCAGAATTTCATGATCCACATCCTGCTCACAACGTGGTCATTGCAGCCTGGGTCACAGCCCAAGCCCGTCTCAAGCTCTACTCCTACCTGAAACCTTTGGATCGCCGCGTCCTGTACTTTGATACAGACAGTATCATTTACATTCATCGTCCCCTACAGTACAACCCTCCCCTGGGAGACACCTTGGGAGAACTCACCGACGAGCTGGGAGGGGGCAATAGCATTCAGATCTTTGCATCGGCAGGACCTAAGAGCTACACCTACAAGCTACGACATCCTCAACCCGACGGCAGTGTAGTAGCTGTCAGCAAAGTCCGAGGATTTACTCTGAATCACAGGGCAAGTCAATACGTTCACTTTGTCAGCATGAAGAATCTCATCTGTAAGAGGGATCGAGTCAGCATCACAGTCCCCTATCCACGTCGGATCATACGGACAGGACTCCGCCAGGACAACACCTTGCTGTCCAAGGACACCAGCAAAGTGTACCGCATGGTGTACACCAAGCGACGCGTGATTTACGATTCCGAAGGCATGCCCGTCGAAACACTACCTTATGGCTATAAGGGCGAGTGA
- the LOC137283857 gene encoding uncharacterized protein DDB_G0290587-like has product MDHIMRAEYIQSPSRYFALLQDERYHVKDVLIIHEDLICVTYTVRKSESSKETKVKTPKAVPPKWVVIPPPGTTPAATMTRKTQKEEEVVVVVSKKKKKKTPTKKTLVNPMDTPATAPPKQKKQKLEEKVSVKTSPKKVSKSISHKGPSPKSVSPKSTCLKSTPPKGTLPKGTPPKGTPTTKKTKKKEAPTTTPTTTTKTADPQSVKKQMTSDVLWNNDQQTVDVSPDKLTPHDELPPDLQDLYDLLPMLSPEMPPSTVPMTDAKQTTTTTVSGETSADTSAHSGLMTTDRMMTSVMAPETTSSEMTASEMMPPEDYPDISMFNDENHFHPGQMDFLRCSTCNPHDHLNWW; this is encoded by the coding sequence ATGGACCACATCATGAGGGCTGAATACATCCAATCCCCTTCGAGGTACTTTGCTCTTCTCCAGGATGAACGTTATCATGTGAAGGACGTACTCATCATCCATGAGGACCTCATCTGTGTCACTTATACCGTTCGTAAGTCGGAATCCTCCAAAGAGACAAAAGTCAAGACACCCAAGGCCGTCCCTCCTAAATGGGTGGTGATACCACCACCAGGGACAACCCCTGCCGCCACAATGACGAGGAAGACAcagaaggaggaggaggtggtggtggtggtcagcaagaagaagaagaagaaaacacCCACCAAGAAGACCCTGGTTAATCCTATGGATACCCCTGCCACGGCTcctccaaaacaaaagaaacagaagTTGGAGGAGAAGGTTTCCGTCAAGACATCCCCTAAGAAGGTGTCCAAGAGTATCTCTCACAAGGGTCCCTCTCCCAAGAGTGTCTCTCCCAAGAGTACTTGTCTCAAGAGTACCCCTCCCAAAGGTACCCTTCCCAAGGGTACCCCTCCCAAAGGTACCCCTACCACgaagaagacgaagaagaagGAAGCCCCtaccaccacccccaccaccaccaccaagacAGCAGACCCACAGAGTGTCAAGAAACAGATGACGTCTGATGTGCTGTGGAACAATGATCAGCAAACTGTTGATGTCAGCCCCGACAAGTTAACACCCCACGATGAGTTGCCTCCTGATCTACAAGACTTGTATGATCTACTACCGATGCTGTCACCAGAGATGCCACCGTCGACTGTCCCCATGACTGATGCAAagcagacaacaacaacaacagtgtcAGGGGAGACTTCCGCCGACACGTCTGCTCATTCAGGCCTGATGACGACGGATCGCATGATGACATCCGTGATGGCTCCAGAGACGACTTCATCCGAGATGACTGCATCAGAGATGATGCCTCCCGAGGACTATCCAGACATTTCCATGTTTAACgatgaaaatcattttcatccTGGACAAATGGACTTTCTACGTTGTTCGACTTGTAATCCCCACGACCATTTGAACTGGTGGtga
- the LOC137283858 gene encoding uncharacterized protein F54H12.2-like, with product MMRRDACECAKSQLDLFSVPPVVTSVQEGQWIRYSPLAPPSVAGPLQFNIANPVNAYIDLNQCYLRICLKIKNTDGTDATHDGDDRLVMSTVNNMMHSLFREVRVQVGHNQLEITPSMGTYPYRAYLETLLSYGKAAKGTHLQCPGWYTDEAGKMDDFNAVVQNVNAGLVARRRVN from the coding sequence ATGATGCGCCGGGATGCTTGTGAATGTGCCAAGTCACAGTTGGATCTCTTTTCGGTTCCCCCTGTGGTGACGTCAGTTCAAGAGGGTCAGTGGATTCGATACAGTCCTCTGGCACCCCCTTCGGTGGCGGGTCCCCTCCAGTTTAACATTGCCAACCCTGTGAATGCGTACATCGATTTGAATCAGTGTTACCTTCGCATCTGCCTCAAAATCAAGAATACCGATGGCACGGATGCCACTCATGATGGGGATGACCGACTCGTCATGTCCACGGTGAACAACATGATGCATTCCCTCTTTCGAGAAGTGCGtgtgcaagtgggacacaaCCAGTTGGAAATCACCCCCTCCATGGGAACCTATCCCTACCGAGCCTATTTGGAAACGTTACTGAGTTATGGGAAGGCAGCCAAAGGGACGCATCTCCAGTGCCCAGGATGGTACACCGATGAAGCTGGAAAAATGGATGACTTCAATGCCGTCGTTCAGAATGTCAATGCAGGACTCGTCGCACGACGGCGGGTCAACTGA
- the LOC137283859 gene encoding uncharacterized protein F54H12.2-like, which produces MKLELIRSPSDFYLMSAGDVECRFELTKAEFYVRQVNIDPAIREQHVKHMSPGVTAKYPLTRVQVTAHDIPGGGRDFHKDQLVGGQLPKRMVLGLVDNDAFAGSKEKNPFHFKHNNVTSLKLKLNGQEVHGTEIKSDFQNNSGSLKQLYMNLFRNTGHLWQEHPCNITLDEFRNGFTLWVVDLTADLGADEGQNYPRHTGKLGLELQFAEPLPRPVTLVCYEEYESVLEVDRFRNALMV; this is translated from the coding sequence ATGAAACTAGAACTGATTCGGAGCCCGAGTGATTTCTACTTGATGAGTGCTGGAGATGTGGAATGTCGATTTGAACTGACCAAAGCCGAGTTTTACGTGCGCCAAGTCAACATCGATCCTGCCATACGGGAACAGCATGTGAAACACATGTCACCAGGAGTCACGGCCAAATATCCTTTGACCCGAGTCCAAGTCACGGCTCACGACATTCCAGGAGGAGGGCGCGATTTCCACAAAGATCAACTGGTGGGAGGACAACTGCCCAAACGCATGGTGTTGGGACTCGTGGACAACGATGCTTTTGCCGGTAGCAAGGAAAAGAACCCCTTCCATTTCAAACACAACAACGTGACCAGTCTCAAACTGAAACTCAATGGCCAGGAAGTGCATGGCACAGAAATCAAAAGTGACTTTCAGAACAACAGTGGTTCGCTCAAACAGTTGTACATGAACCTGTTTCGCAACACGGGACACCTGTGGCAAGAACATCCCTGCAACATCACCCTAGACGAGTTCAGGAACGGATTCACCCTGTGGGTGGTGGATTTGACGGCAGATCTGGGAGCAGACGAAGGTCAAAACTACCCACGACACACGGGCAAGTTGGGACTCGAACTCCAGTTTGCAGAACCCTTACCGCGTCCGGTCACCCTCGTCTGCTACGAGGAATACGAAAGCGTGTTGGAAGTTGATCGGTTCCGCAACGCTCTGATGGTCTAA